TACGCGTTGGCGAAGCAGCGGTCTGGCAGCAGAGGGAAACGCGACTTAACCGCGCCCTTGAAGGATTCTTTTTGCACTCGGTGAACAATGCCGACACTGAAACCTTGAGCTTGCGCCTACTTGAAAAATTACCGGGTTGGTCTGATCAGGTACGTATAGAGGTCCGCGAAGGCTCCTACTATGGCGGGTTGCTGGATTCCGTTGGCGAGCCCCGAGCCTCGGTCTACAAGATTCTGGTCAAATCGGAGGGTCGCTACCAAGCATTTGACGACGAAGGTAATGCCCTCAACGGCGTTCACTTCGAAGGCAATAACCTCTGTGATTCAATCTTGCATGCATTGCCCGATGGCCCTCGGCGGGCTATTGGTTTTCCCCATCCCTCACAAGGCTCGGCGCTAAACCAGGCACTTGCGGATCTGGCTATTGCCGATCGAGCACAGGCGTCACGCCTGCTGCGGCAACAAAACATACGCCTGAAATTTAATTCACCAACGCACATCAAACAAGCTCGCTTAGGCTACCCCCTGAGTGGCAGGGGCGTGCTGCCGGGATATATTCTTGAAGATCATTTGCTCGACAAAATTGGCCTGCTTGAATGGAATGACGTTTCTGCGTCGAACGTTTTGGGCGTCATGCGCGATGCCGGAATGACCAATGCCGATATCAACGCCCGGCTGGACGTATTGCTGGAGGAGGCGCACGCCCTGCGGGTGAGCTTTGACCAATGGACGAGCGCAACAAGCGCAATCGCGGGCATGAGCGAGGCGAGAATGATTAGCCGGACCCGGATTGGCGAAGCCATCAGAGGGCATTGGCAAAGGAGCAGCTTGGCAGCGCCGAACGACGGTCTGGCTACGCTACGTCTGGACTCGATTGGTCTAGAGGACTTTCCTGAAGAGTTGCCGGCGTTCTTCTATCAAAGCGTTCAAGGCCTTGAAATGTCTGACGTGTTAGTACGGGTGGACGTTTCGAGACTTCCGTTATATGACCCTGGTCGACCCGAACTGTTCGAGAGGTTCCTGCTCCGGTTTTCCCATGTTACTTCGTTGGCAATTAGCAGCTCTCACCCGACCGGCTTTTTCATGTCAGATTTTTTTGCTCTCCCGCACATTGTTTCAACCCACTTTCCCAACTTACGTGCCCTCAGTTTGATTAATCAGGGGCTGAACATTCGTCCTGCCAACCTGCAACTCATCGCCGGTCTACAGCATCTCGAACGGCTGGATCTGAGCGGAAACAGCTTTGCCTCGTTCGATGCGCCGGCAGGGTCGGTTCAATTGAGCCTTCAGTATTTGGGTCTTAACCGTGTCGGGCTGAATCGTTGGCCCGTTTGGCTCAATGACCTATTGCCGAACCGCATCGCCGAGGTATCGATGAACGATAATCAAATTACCATGTTGCCCAACCACATCATCGGTAATGAATTGGACTTTCCTAGGCGTACCCGGATCTGGCTGCAGGGTAATCAGTTATCGCGGAGCTCGACCATAGAAGCGATTCTGGGTGAAGCCAGGGCGGGGGGGGCATTCAGTTTTAATCTAGATGTGCCCGCTGAACTCGAACCGCGCTTGATGGAGCTGTTGCAAGAGCAGGCAGCGCTGGAAACGGCCTTGCGAGATTGGGAAGCAGCGGCAAGTTTGGATGCGTCCTCCTCCGCCGAATTGGAGCAAAACAGGAGGCAGCTCAGCGACACTTTACTTTGCCATTGGGTTCAAGCGGTTGCAGGGCTCAACCCCCTCTCCCTGCTGGTTGAGTCGACCAGTTTGCAGAGTTTTCCACAACTATTGCCGGAAACGTTTTACCGCAATGTCAACGACCTGACGTTACGGCGCGTAGTGTCGGATGAGAACCAGTTGGATCAATTTTTAAGACGCTTTCAATACATGAACAGTCTGGACATCATCGAACACTCTCCTCCTTTGGTGGCGCCTCCTCCGGTATTGACGGATCTGCCCCGCCTGAGGGCGTTGGGTCTGACCGACCAAGGGATGTTGATAGACCAAGAGGTCATGGAGTTTCTAAGCGGTCGCAGTCAGCTGGCCCACCTAAACCTGAGTGGTAATAGGCTGGACCCCATTTCCATCACCCCTCTATTGTCGGACCGCTATTGGCAATCTCTGACGTTGGATAATGTCGGTCTGAACCAATGGCCTGACTGGTTGACCGAAATTGTGCCAACGGGCGTCAATTCGCTGTCGCTTTGCGAAAACCACCTGACAGAGTTACCCGAGGAAATACTTCGAAACCCGCGCTGCGATTCTGCACACACGGAAATATCGTTGAACGGTAATCCGCTGTCCCGAGACACGATGATCGCTGCCCATGTAGGGGAGCACGGTAATCACAGGTCATTCAGTTTCTATATGGATTTACCCGACGATATTCGCAATCTGCCGACCGAGCGCGCTGATTCGTCCCCTCCAGGTAGCTCAGATTCAGACTCAGACTCAGACTCAGATTCAGACTCAGACTCGGAGTTTGCGCAACACCTGCATGGGGCCGCGGGGCGTTCAACTTCTGCACCGCCTACTGTCGAACCTTGGCTAACGGGTTCTAGTTTAGAAACCGCCACTCAACGCGCCCTGTGGGTGCAGCTTGAAGCAGCGGCTGATGCGCCACGGCTTATGGCATTGATAAACCGTCTTCAAGAGTCTTCGGACTTTCTCCGAGCGCGGAGCGAATTAACGTTACGTGTTTGGAACGTGATAGAGGCTGTAGGGCATGACGCTGAGCTGCGTGCGCTGCTTAATGTTATGGCTGAAGAACCTCTCGTCAATCGAACCTGTGCCGACGGTATTCGCCTGCAATTCAACCAAATGGAAGTTCAGGTCTATACCAGAAGTTCACTGCGCGGGATACCGGAAACCGAACGGGGGCAGACACTCTACCGTCTCATGCGGCAGTTGTACCGTCTGGATGAAGTTGATCGCATCGCGCTTGCAAACAGCCGACATCGCGACGCGGCCGAAGTACGACTTGCCTACCGTGTGGGTTTGGCCGAGCGTCTCGGATTGCCGCTACCTCCGACGAGTATGCTGTATCGAAACCTTGCATCGGTGACGCCAGAGGAACTGTCGGCTGTTCAAGCCGAGGTTGTCACCCACCAAAACAGCGGCGATTTCCTGGCTTCTGCGGCGGGTCGAGACTTCTGGATCAGTTGGCTACGTGACGAGTACGCCTCGGAGTTCACGGCGCTTGAGGCGACATTTGAGCAAGAAAAGGCGCGTCTGGAGGATGAATTTGCAGAATTGAACGATGACTATCTGAGCCGCGCAGAATTGTTGCAGACGCAGCAAAAGGATAGGGAGCGCGACCTCATTCAACAACTGACCCACCGAGAAGGGCTCAAGTACGACGAATAACGTAATTCCCGGTTGCGGCCATGGCATCTGCTAGAATTGCCACCTCTCCAGTGTTGGCAGTCGTCACTCAGCAAATGCCCGCTTCCTCCGTCAGCTCAGCTACGAGCAATGTCACCCTGAAGACCAGTGCTGCAAAGCGCTGGTTTGTCTACTTGGTGCGCGCCGCTAACGGCGCGTTGTACTGCGGGATCAGTGACGATCCCCAGCGCCGCTTCACGGCTCATCAAAGCGGTAAAGGCGCACGCTTCTTCTATTCCAGCCCGGCAGTCGCGCTGGTTTACGTAGAAGCGTGTTGCGACAAGCGTGAAGCCCTGCGCCAAGAGCGTTTAATCAAACAACTGAAAAAGAGTGCCAAGGAAACACTTGTGTCGAGCTTTGGCGTCGGACTTGAGGGCGCCATTTATCCACCTTCGTGATGACTGACTATCAGGCTGACCAGATAGGCTCCCCACGCGCCGGGAGGTAAGCTTCAGGCTTTCTATCCGAACGCGGAGCCAAACATGTCAGAGCTGATTTTGCATCACTATCCAACGTCCCCTTTCTCCGAAAAAGCTCGTTTGATGTTCGGTTTCAAAGGACTGTCATGGCGTTCGGTAATGATCTCGCCGGTCATGCCCAAACCTGACCTGACCATCCTGACTGGTGGGTACCGCAAAACCCCGGTGCTGCAAGTGGGTGCAGATATCTACTGTGACACCGCCATCATTGCTCGTCGTCTGGAGCAGGAAAAAGCTTTGCCAGCGTTCTTTCCTGAAGGTCAAGAGTTTACCGTCGCAAGCTTCGCCGCCTGGGCTGATTCGGTAGTTTTTCTGCACGCCGTAAGCCTTGCTTTACAGCCTGTGTCTGCTGCACAACGGTTCGCCAAATTGCCTCCTGAAGGTGTGAAAGCTTTCATGGTTGATCGTGCTGGACTGTTCTCGGGTGGGAACGCCGTGCGAGTCACGCTGGAACAGGCCAAGCATCAATGGCCGACGCTCATGGCCCGTCTGGAAATGCAACTTGAGCGCAACGGAGACTTCCTGTTTGGTAAGCCGTCGATTGCTGATCTCGCCCTCGCTCACCCGCTATGGTTCGTCAAACAAGGTTCTGTGACTGCCCCTCTGGTTGACGACTATCCGGCCATTACCGCTTGGTACCAGCGGGTAGAGGCCCTTGGCCATGGAGCCTTCAATGCATTGAGCGCCTCCGATGCACTTGAAATTGCCCGATGTGCTGCTCCAGCGCCGTTACCCGACGAACAATTCAGCGAGCCTAATGGCTTTACACTCGGCCAGAAAGTCATCATCTGTGCCACGGATTATGGGGTCGATCCGGTCGAAGGCGAATTGGTGTTCAGCGGCAGCGAAGAGCTGATTCTACGCCGCGAGGATGAGCGCACAGGTGCGGTGCACGTGCACTTTCCACGGCTAGGGTTTCGAATCGAAGCGAGGTGACTCGATTCATTTCAGTGCCGCCAGTATCTCCTCCGGGCTGAATCCCCTGATCAGCGTGCCATTGACGTCGATCATGGGGATACCGCGTCCGCCTAGCGCCTCGTAAGCTTTGCGACCCTCGGCGGATTTCTCGATATCGAATTCGCGATAGGGAATGCCTTTGCTGTCGAGCAAGCGCCGAGTCTGTTTGCAGTAGCCGCACCAGTCGGTGGCATACAGCACGACCTTGGCGTTTGCCAATCTTTGGCTGATCGCCGCCGTGTCAGGGCTGAAAAAGTGTTCGACCTTGCCCCAGTTCTGGTAGGCCACCACCACCAACATGATCAATACGAATTTCTTCAGCGTGCGGATGAGCATTGCTAACCTTTTCTTGCTTTGGCTTCGGCGAATAACCTAGATGTCCGATCCAACCCTCAGCGGCGCTTCAACTGATCAGTGAGTTGGGTTGGCAGACCTTTGATGATAAGAGTACCGGCTTCTTCGTCGTATTGGATCTTGTCACCCAACAGATGTGCCTCAAAACTGATTGAGAGGCCCTCTGCACGGCCAGTGAAGCGACGGAACTGATTCAGGGTGCGCTTATCCGCCGGAATCTCTGCAGACAGGCCATAGTCCTTGTTGCGGATGTGATCGTAGAACGCTCGCGGACGCTCTTCATCGATCAGACCAGACAGCTCCTCCAGCCCCATGGGTTCGCCCATTTTGTTTTGGGCGCTGGCGTAATCCACCAGGGTTTTGGTTTTCTCCCGGGCGGACTCTTCGGGTAAATCTTCACTCTCCACAAAGTCGCTGAACGCCTTGAGCAAGGTGCGGGTTTCACCGGGGCCGTCGACGCCTTCCTGGCAACCGATGAAGTCGCGGAAGTATTCAGATACTTTTTTGCCGTTTTTGCCTTTGATGAACGAAATGTATTGCTTGGACTGCTTGTTGTTCTGCCACTCGGAGACGTTGATACGTGCCGCCAGGTGCAGCGTGCTCAAGTCGAGGTGACGTGAGGGCGTCACGTCCAGCTCCGCGTTCACCGCCACGCCTTCACTGTGGTGCAGCAGGGCGATGGCAAGGTAGTCGGTCATACCTTGCTGGTAGTGAGCGAACAGCACGTGGCCGCCGACCGACAGGTTGGATTCTTCCATCAGTTTTTGCAGGTGTTCAATGGCGATCCGGCTGAACGCTGTGAAGTCCTTGCCGCCCTCCAGGTATTCTTTCAGCCAGCCGCTGAAGGGGTGTGCCCCCGATTCCGCATGAAAAAAGCCCCACGCTTTGCCTTGCTTGGCGTTATAGCTCTCGTTCAGGTCGGCGAGCATGTTCTCGATGGCCTGAGACTCGCCGAGTTCTGAATCGCGGGCGTGCAACACCGCTGGCGTACCGTCGGGTTTTTTCTCGATCAGGTGGACGATGCAATGACGGATCGGCATGGGCTTCTCGGTTGGAAAATCACGGATGAAGAGCGGCGGAGGAGCCTGCGCTCAATTCAAAGTCGGCAAGTGTAACGCACCTTGGGCGGCGTAGATGTGTTCGGCACGAGGCGGGTTTTGGGCTGTTTTGAGTGTTTACAGCGTATTTTTTACCGTTTAACACTCTAAAGCTGACCAAATGGGTAGGTAGGGGCGGATATTTGATTGCCTCTGTGCTAGTTTTGCCCGGTCTTGCGCACCTTAAGGGCGCTAAGCACGCAGTTTGTACGCGTCAGGTCGAACCAAACCCGGGTTTCAGCATCTACACTTCGCGCTTGATCGTGGCTGCTCCGTGAGGGCCAGGCTTATCGCCTGGCCCCAGGCCGACGCCGCACTCTGCAATCCAAATGAATTAGATAGGGAAGGAACACCACCATGGCAATGACTAAAGACCAATTGATCGCCGATATCGCTGAAGCTATCGACGCGCCAAAAACCACCGCGCGTAATGCTCTTGAGCAATTGGGCCAGATTGTTGCTGATCAACTGGAAAACGGCGCTGAAATCACTTTGCCAGGCATTGGCAAATTGAAAGTCACTGAGCGCCCAGCTCGCACTGGCCGTAACCCTTCGACTGGCGCTGCCATCGAAATCGCTGCCAAGAAAGTCATCAAATTCGTACCGGCCAAAAGCCTCAGCGATTCGGTGAACAAGTAAGTATTTGTTTGCCCTGACGGGCAATCGGATCTTGCTGTAAAAAAGCCGTGCTCCGGATCACTCCGGGCACGGCTTTTTTCTGTCTGATGTCCCTGAAAAATCTGTAGAAACCAAGATGTTGGCTCCTACAGGTGTTGAGTTTTCAATATCAGGCCTTGGCTGCGGCCCAGCGCTTCTCGCGCCAGATACGCTGCTGAGTGTTGTCGAGGAAGGTCCAAGCCACGAAGCGGCTTTGTTTCTGGCCCTGAGACATCTCCACCACGCGGCTGTCGAACACACCGGCTTTCTTCAGTGTGCTTTGAATCAACGGCAGGTTCGAGGCCTTGGAGACCAAGGTGCTGAACCAGAACACCTGCTGTGGCACGTGTTTGCTTTCGTTGATCAGTTGCGTCACGAAGCCTATTTCGCCGCCTTCGCACCACAATTCCTGTGATTGCCCGCCAAAGTTCAGCACCGGTAACTTGCGTTTCGGGTCAGCCTTGCCCAATGCGCGCCATTTGCGTTGGCTGCCGCGTTGCGCTTCTTCCCATGAGGCGTGGAACGGTGGGTTGCAGACGCTCAGGTCGAAACGTTCTTCGCTGTGCAGGAGGTCTAGCAGGATCTGTTTGCGGTTGCTTTGCAAGCGCAGGCTGATGACTTTCTGCAGGTTGTTGGATTTGACGATGGCGGTGGCGCCGGAGATTGCCGTGGGGTCGATTTCCGAACCGAGGAACTGCCAGCCGTAGTCACTGTGGCCAATCAACGGATAGACGCAGTTGGCGCCCATGCCGATGTCCAGTGCACGAATCGACGCGCCGCGTGGAATCACGCCGTCGTTGCTCTCAGCCAACAGGTCAGCCATGAAGTGCAAGTAATCGGCGCGGCCTGGGATCGGTGGGCACAGGTAGTCAGCCGGAATGTCCCAATGCGCGACGCCATAGAACGACTTGAGCAGGGCGCGGTTGAACACTCGGACTGCCGATGGATTGGCGAAATCGATGCTTTCGTTACCGTAGGGATTGACCACCACGAACTCGGCCAGCTCGGGGCTGCTTTTGATCAACTTCGGGAAATCGTAACGGCCTTGGTGACGGTTGCGCGGGTGCATCGTGGCTTTAGGTTTGTCTGGGGTGGTCATGGAATTCAATTCTGTGAATGCAGGTGCATCACGCTGTAGGCGCGCGCTTGCCCGCGATTGCTGTGGGTCAGGCACCGTGTTTGATGAACAAAACCTTCGGTGTCAGGGCTGGCCATATCGCGGGCAAGCGCGCTCCTACAGAGAGGCTGACCCGCGAACGGGCCAGCTTTGATGTCGCCCTTACAAGCTGGCGATGCGTGCGTGTTGTTCCGCCAGTTTGGCTAAGGCTTGTTCAGCTTCGGTCAGTTTGGCGCGTTCCTTGGCAATCACTTCAGGAGGCGCTTTGTCGACGAACGCTGCGTTGGACAGCTTGCCGCCCACGCGTTGCACTTCACCTTGCAGGCGCAGGATTTCTTTGTCCAGACGCGCCAGCTCAGCGGCTTTGTCGATCAGACCGGCCATGGGCACCAGCACTTCCATTTCGCCAACCAATGCGGTTGCGGACAGCGGAGCTTCTGCACCGGCAGCCAACACTGTAATAGATTCAAGCTTGGCCAGTTTTTTCAGCAGGTAATCGTTTTCGGTCAGGCGGCGTTGATCTTCGGCGCTAACGTTCTTGAGGAACAGTTGCAGTGGCTTGCCAGGGCCGATGTTCATTTCCCCACGAATGTTGCGGGTGCCCAACATCAGGCCCTTGAGCCATTCGATGTCGTCTTCGGCGGCCTGATCGATGCGTGCTTCGTTGGCCACTGGCCAAGGTTGCAGCATGATCGTCTTGCCGGTCACGCCCGCCAGCGGTGCGAGGCGCTGCCAGATTTCTTCGGTAATGAACGGCATGAACGGATGAGCCAGACGCAACGCCACTTCCAGCACGCGAACCAGCGTTCGACGAGTGCCGCGCTGACGCTCGACCGGGGCATTTTCGTCCCACAGCACGGGCTTGGACAGCTCCAGGTACCAGTCGCAATACTGGTTCCAGATGAACTCGTACAACGCTTGGGCGGCGAGGTCGAAGCGGAACTGATCCAGATGGCGAGTCACTTCAGCTTCGGTACGCTGCAACTGCGAGATGATCCAGCGATCAGCCAAGGATAGTTCCACCGCTTCGCCGTTTTGCCCGCAGTCTTCGCCCTTATCCAGAACGTAACGTGCCGCGTTCCAGATCTTGTTGCAGAAGTTGCGATAGCCTTCGACGCGGCCCATGTCGAACTTGATGTCACGACCGGTGGACGCCAGCGAGCAGAAAGTAAAGCGCAACGCATCGGTGCCATAGCTGGCGATGCCGTCCGCAAACTCGTCACGGGTTTGCTTTTCAATCTTTTTCTGCAGTTTTGGCTGCATCAAACCGGTGGTGCGCTTGGCGACCAGGTCTTCGAGTTCGATACCGTCAATGATGTCCAGCGGGTCAAGGACGTTGCCCTTGGACTTGGACATCTTCTGACCGAGACCATCGCGCACTAAACCGTGAACGTATACGGTCTTGAACGGAACTTGCGGTGTGCCGTCTTCGTTTTTCACCAAATGCATAGTGAGCATGATCATCCGGGCGACCCAGAAGAAAATGATGTCGAAGCCAGTGACCAACACGTCAGTGGAGTGGAAAGTCTTCAGCGCTTCGGTTTTTTCCGGCCAGCCCAGCGTAGAGAAGGTCCACAGCCCTGAGCTGAACCAGGTGTCGAGAACGTCGTTGTCCTGTTGCAGCGCAATCTCTGGCCCGAGATTGTTCTTCGTGCGAACTTCGGCTTCGTCGCGACCGACATAAACTTTGCCTGACTCGTCGTACCAGGCCGGAATCCGATGGCCCCACCACAGCTGACGGCTGATGCACCAGTCCTGAATGTCACGCATCCAGGAGAAGTACATGTTTTCGTACTGCTTGGGCACGAACGCAATGCGCCCGTCTTCCACAGCGGCGATGGCAGGTTCAGCCAGCGGCTTGGTGGAGACGTACCACTGGTCGGTCAGCCATGGCTCGATGATCGTCCCGGAGCGGTCGCCCTTGGGCACTTTCAGTGCATGGTCGTCGACACTGACCAGCAGGCCAGCAGCATCAAAGGCGGCAACGATTTGTTTACGCGCTTCAAAGCGATCAAGACCGGCATAGGCTGCCGGAAGTGCGCCGTCAATCAGCTCATTCAGCGTGCCGTCGATGTTGAACACTTGGGCGACAGGCAGCACTGCAGCGTTTTTGTCGAAGATATTCAGCAGGGGCAGGTTGTGGCGCTTGCCGACTTCGTAGTCGTTGAAATCGTGGGCCGGGGTGATTTTCACGCAGCCGGTGCCGAACTCAGGATCGCAATAATCATCAGCGATGATCGGGATGCGGCGGCCAACCAATGGCAGTTCGACGAACTTACCGATCAGGGCTTTATAGCGTTCGTCTTGCGGGTTAACGGCAACGGCGGCGTCGCCGAGCATGGTTTCCGGACGGGTAGTGGCGACGACCAGGTAATCCAGGCCATCAGCGGTTTTCGCGCCATCGGCCAGTGGGTAACGCAGGTTCCAGAGGAAACCTTTCTCGTCGTGGTTTTCCACTTCCAGATCGGAAATAGCGGTGTGCAGTTTGGTGTCCCAGTTGACCAAACGCTTGCCACGATAGATCAGACCGTCTTCATGCAGGCGTACAAATGCTTCTTTTACCGATTCGGACAGCCCGTCGTCCATGGTGAAGCGCTCGCGGCTCCAATCCACTGAAGAACCCAAACGACGGATTTGACGGCTGATATTGCCACCGGACTGGTCTTTCCATTCCCAGATTTTTTCGAGGAATTTATCGCGACCTAAGTCATGACGGCTCAGGCCTTGGGCTTCGATCTGGCGTTCCACCAGCATTTGCGTGGCGATACCCGCGTGGTCGGTGCCTGGTTGCCACAGGGTGTTGCGACCCTGCATGCGGCGGAAACGGATCAAGGCGTCCATGATCGCGTTGTTGAAACCGTGACCCATGTGCAAGCTGCCGGTAACGTTCGGCGGCGGAATCATAATGGTGTACGAGTCACCAGCGCCTTGCGGAGCGAAATAATTCTCGGACTCCCAAGTCTGATACCAGGAAGTTTCAATGGCGTGCGGCTGGTAGGTCTTTTCCATGCGCGGCTGGACCCTATTGGCATTAATTCAGGAAAGCCGGCAAGTATAGCGGCAGGGGCAGCTGCAAGCCACAGACAGCGGACAGAGGCAAGCTACAAGCGGTGCGCGTTTGGCTTCTGCTTGCAGATTGCGCCTTTATAGCTTTCCGCTTGAAGCTGCTGCGAGCAGCCGCTCCATCCTCGCATCAAGCCGACGTTTGATTTCGGTTTCGATGTGTGGGGCGAAGTCGTCGATGACGTCTTGCATGATCAATTGCGCGGCGGCGCGCAGTTCGTTGTCCAAGTGCAGCAAAAGGTCCGGGTTCGGTGCTGCCTGCTCGGCGACCGGTTCTGGGATCAAGGTGGGGATGTCCGCTTCGTTGCCTTCAAACTCGGCAACCTGCGCAACAGGTTCGGCGTCGAGAAAAGGGATCTTGACCACTTGGCCTTTATCCGTTGTGGCTGTTTGAGCGCCAACCACATCGAACAACAACGGGATTTGCACGTCGCCCTTAACGCTGTCGGTCAGCAACGGCGGTTGCAATGAATCATCCCCGAGCAGTTGGCGGATCGACTCAAGGTCATCCAGCAAATGCGCGGAGTCTTTCAGGGGTTTTGGAGTATCCATCGTGTGCTCAGAGACGCTGTAACCGGTGATCTTGCAGAGGATAGCCCTGTTCACGATAGAAGCGAAAACTCTCTCGTGCGGCCAGACGAATAGCGGGATGTTCTACTACCACTTCCGCCACACGGGCGAAACGCTTGAAAAATTCGGGGATGCGCAGGTCCAGATTGACCAGCAAATCCTGATGTTGCCCTGGATCATCGCCCAGCCCCAGTACGATCGGAGCATCCTGATCGTCCTCGGCATTGCCGTGCGGCACGAAGCTTTCGCC
The nucleotide sequence above comes from Pseudomonas sp. AB6. Encoded proteins:
- the rlmF gene encoding 23S rRNA (adenine(1618)-N(6))-methyltransferase RlmF, producing the protein MTTPDKPKATMHPRNRHQGRYDFPKLIKSSPELAEFVVVNPYGNESIDFANPSAVRVFNRALLKSFYGVAHWDIPADYLCPPIPGRADYLHFMADLLAESNDGVIPRGASIRALDIGMGANCVYPLIGHSDYGWQFLGSEIDPTAISGATAIVKSNNLQKVISLRLQSNRKQILLDLLHSEERFDLSVCNPPFHASWEEAQRGSQRKWRALGKADPKRKLPVLNFGGQSQELWCEGGEIGFVTQLINESKHVPQQVFWFSTLVSKASNLPLIQSTLKKAGVFDSRVVEMSQGQKQSRFVAWTFLDNTQQRIWREKRWAAAKA
- the yejK gene encoding nucleoid-associated protein YejK encodes the protein MPIRHCIVHLIEKKPDGTPAVLHARDSELGESQAIENMLADLNESYNAKQGKAWGFFHAESGAHPFSGWLKEYLEGGKDFTAFSRIAIEHLQKLMEESNLSVGGHVLFAHYQQGMTDYLAIALLHHSEGVAVNAELDVTPSRHLDLSTLHLAARINVSEWQNNKQSKQYISFIKGKNGKKVSEYFRDFIGCQEGVDGPGETRTLLKAFSDFVESEDLPEESAREKTKTLVDYASAQNKMGEPMGLEELSGLIDEERPRAFYDHIRNKDYGLSAEIPADKRTLNQFRRFTGRAEGLSISFEAHLLGDKIQYDEEAGTLIIKGLPTQLTDQLKRR
- a CDS encoding glutaredoxin family protein, whose translation is MLIRTLKKFVLIMLVVVAYQNWGKVEHFFSPDTAAISQRLANAKVVLYATDWCGYCKQTRRLLDSKGIPYREFDIEKSAEGRKAYEALGGRGIPMIDVNGTLIRGFSPEEILAALK
- a CDS encoding NEL-type E3 ubiquitin ligase domain-containing protein — encoded protein: MRDRFKRDPVLDVIQKNLSPAFIQSSLQDRQDYCAALLASRRAKEALKLLFKPLKGLSEFSEPLLCQALDAKFGAGLDARTDRLFYVVQERATLAGTQLTLLESALHNFERKEAAAGFLRPNAAILDSTGNVHPKKIKPQAFIDLCRQLNLGRKYQDHLESVLEPDSAPGDAHDAGRFNARGTFKANDKADMEVYAREAAMKKTISQDACSAMVALARRRPEPRFNGKPLLLQCLTLFGVEIPRVLLISPQRTWSTTQVPTLLYIPQDPVSPFTEYASLKDLEDGLRSRLMDKSYQSFFAQLIGERQRAAFFTRLNKHLFPLVPKDGSIFTSGLWHRVADHEANLVVDTDVLSEDPFSRMYRQHLFLLKDNARFLAVPTEEEDAKSRQERLQLWLSAGMNILNLASFVIPPLGAVMMIYATVELIGEVYHGLQDLSHDDMKEGLLHLMSAAEQIAFMALLAAGHQLPEPPPITSNNFVGRVIPIKLNNGQTRLWKPDLTPFELPSALPEGASPDINGVIEHSGKKYLNLSDKYYEIQHHAPLNKWVIKHPNNNHMFSPALEHNGVGAFRHEGEMPQEWAKNKLFKRLGHSVSGLSETAAEKILAIADIDESILRQVHVDSVPPPGQLSDTIKRFQLDSMLGTSIREPGSTRAEHFERLYNTSEMTTDPLVTLIQRDFPTTPIAVAEDLLVTLTAVEKQHMLETGRIPLRVGEAAVWQQRETRLNRALEGFFLHSVNNADTETLSLRLLEKLPGWSDQVRIEVREGSYYGGLLDSVGEPRASVYKILVKSEGRYQAFDDEGNALNGVHFEGNNLCDSILHALPDGPRRAIGFPHPSQGSALNQALADLAIADRAQASRLLRQQNIRLKFNSPTHIKQARLGYPLSGRGVLPGYILEDHLLDKIGLLEWNDVSASNVLGVMRDAGMTNADINARLDVLLEEAHALRVSFDQWTSATSAIAGMSEARMISRTRIGEAIRGHWQRSSLAAPNDGLATLRLDSIGLEDFPEELPAFFYQSVQGLEMSDVLVRVDVSRLPLYDPGRPELFERFLLRFSHVTSLAISSSHPTGFFMSDFFALPHIVSTHFPNLRALSLINQGLNIRPANLQLIAGLQHLERLDLSGNSFASFDAPAGSVQLSLQYLGLNRVGLNRWPVWLNDLLPNRIAEVSMNDNQITMLPNHIIGNELDFPRRTRIWLQGNQLSRSSTIEAILGEARAGGAFSFNLDVPAELEPRLMELLQEQAALETALRDWEAAASLDASSSAELEQNRRQLSDTLLCHWVQAVAGLNPLSLLVESTSLQSFPQLLPETFYRNVNDLTLRRVVSDENQLDQFLRRFQYMNSLDIIEHSPPLVAPPPVLTDLPRLRALGLTDQGMLIDQEVMEFLSGRSQLAHLNLSGNRLDPISITPLLSDRYWQSLTLDNVGLNQWPDWLTEIVPTGVNSLSLCENHLTELPEEILRNPRCDSAHTEISLNGNPLSRDTMIAAHVGEHGNHRSFSFYMDLPDDIRNLPTERADSSPPGSSDSDSDSDSDSDSDSEFAQHLHGAAGRSTSAPPTVEPWLTGSSLETATQRALWVQLEAAADAPRLMALINRLQESSDFLRARSELTLRVWNVIEAVGHDAELRALLNVMAEEPLVNRTCADGIRLQFNQMEVQVYTRSSLRGIPETERGQTLYRLMRQLYRLDEVDRIALANSRHRDAAEVRLAYRVGLAERLGLPLPPTSMLYRNLASVTPEELSAVQAEVVTHQNSGDFLASAAGRDFWISWLRDEYASEFTALEATFEQEKARLEDEFAELNDDYLSRAELLQTQQKDRERDLIQQLTHREGLKYDE
- a CDS encoding GIY-YIG nuclease family protein, which gives rise to MPASSVSSATSNVTLKTSAAKRWFVYLVRAANGALYCGISDDPQRRFTAHQSGKGARFFYSSPAVALVYVEACCDKREALRQERLIKQLKKSAKETLVSSFGVGLEGAIYPPS
- a CDS encoding HU family DNA-binding protein; its protein translation is MAMTKDQLIADIAEAIDAPKTTARNALEQLGQIVADQLENGAEITLPGIGKLKVTERPARTGRNPSTGAAIEIAAKKVIKFVPAKSLSDSVNK
- a CDS encoding glutathione S-transferase family protein is translated as MSELILHHYPTSPFSEKARLMFGFKGLSWRSVMISPVMPKPDLTILTGGYRKTPVLQVGADIYCDTAIIARRLEQEKALPAFFPEGQEFTVASFAAWADSVVFLHAVSLALQPVSAAQRFAKLPPEGVKAFMVDRAGLFSGGNAVRVTLEQAKHQWPTLMARLEMQLERNGDFLFGKPSIADLALAHPLWFVKQGSVTAPLVDDYPAITAWYQRVEALGHGAFNALSASDALEIARCAAPAPLPDEQFSEPNGFTLGQKVIICATDYGVDPVEGELVFSGSEELILRREDERTGAVHVHFPRLGFRIEAR